A single genomic interval of Nostoc commune NIES-4072 harbors:
- a CDS encoding photosystem II S4 domain protein, translating to MLPREELLKGVENRDSVARVIDQAEQAIKTWEVVLTDFLSPPELAEIQRVFNRLTEVQLVAWGGYPQAERQRIAIARSELPLDQSQVSLVAVEIAGNFLFDTASHRDFLGAMLGTGIVREKTGDVIVLGERGAQAIVAPELVEFLELNLKQVRSVPVKTQQIEVSELRVREPKKKELTTVEASLRLDAIASAGFGMSRSKMVDFIDAGDVRVNWKEVTQASSQVKSGDLIAIRSKGRLEVGEIAVTKKDRYRVQLTRYM from the coding sequence ATGTTACCACGAGAAGAACTTTTAAAAGGTGTTGAAAATCGAGATAGTGTAGCTCGTGTAATTGACCAAGCAGAGCAAGCCATCAAAACTTGGGAAGTGGTTTTGACTGATTTTCTGTCTCCGCCAGAATTGGCAGAAATTCAACGGGTGTTTAACCGATTAACAGAAGTGCAATTAGTTGCGTGGGGCGGATATCCGCAAGCTGAACGCCAAAGAATAGCGATCGCTCGTTCAGAACTTCCCTTAGATCAATCTCAAGTCAGCCTTGTAGCTGTAGAAATTGCTGGTAATTTCCTGTTTGATACTGCTTCTCACCGCGACTTTTTAGGCGCGATGTTGGGGACAGGAATTGTTCGTGAAAAGACGGGAGATGTTATTGTCTTGGGTGAAAGAGGGGCCCAGGCGATTGTTGCACCGGAGTTGGTGGAATTTTTGGAATTGAATCTTAAACAGGTGCGATCGGTTCCTGTGAAAACTCAGCAGATTGAGGTAAGTGAATTAAGGGTTAGGGAACCAAAGAAAAAAGAATTAACTACTGTAGAGGCTTCTTTGCGATTAGATGCGATCGCATCTGCTGGTTTTGGCATGTCCCGCAGCAAAATGGTTGATTTCATTGATGCTGGTGATGTGCGCGTCAATTGGAAGGAAGTTACTCAAGCTAGTTCTCAAGTCAAATCAGGCGACTTAATCGCCATTCGCTCTAAAGGACGTTTAGAAGTTGGAGAAATCGCTGTTACAAAAAAAGACCGTTACCGAGTTCAACTAACAAGATATATGTAA
- a CDS encoding SDR family NAD(P)-dependent oxidoreductase, which produces MPTALITGASSGIGKAFAQELAARKTNLLLVARSEEKLNQLAKELEEQHEIQVEVIVKDLTEPNAAAAIFNATKEKGLTIDLLINNAGFGYYGDFAEGDGERQVKIVQLNILALVDLTHKFLPLMRQRRSGSIINVSSITAFQPIPYLSVYAASKAFILSFSEALWAENNQYGVRILVTCPGPIETNFFAEAHFPPALASTTDKVYSCEKVVWESLDALEKGYPTVISSNSITQIRSKLSRLVPRKLLLDMLAKHFKS; this is translated from the coding sequence ATGCCAACTGCTTTAATTACTGGTGCTTCTAGTGGTATTGGTAAAGCTTTTGCCCAAGAACTAGCTGCACGCAAGACCAATCTTCTACTCGTTGCTCGTTCCGAAGAGAAACTAAACCAATTAGCTAAAGAACTAGAAGAACAACACGAAATTCAAGTAGAGGTTATAGTTAAAGACCTCACAGAACCTAATGCAGCAGCAGCTATATTTAATGCTACTAAAGAAAAAGGATTAACCATTGACTTATTAATCAATAATGCTGGTTTTGGTTACTATGGCGACTTTGCTGAAGGAGATGGAGAAAGACAAGTCAAAATTGTCCAATTAAACATTTTGGCATTGGTAGATTTAACCCACAAATTTCTCCCCTTGATGCGGCAACGTCGTTCTGGAAGTATTATCAACGTATCCTCTATTACCGCATTTCAACCGATACCATACCTTTCTGTTTATGCAGCCAGCAAAGCTTTTATTCTCAGCTTTAGTGAAGCACTATGGGCAGAAAATAATCAATATGGTGTCCGTATTTTGGTCACTTGTCCAGGGCCAATAGAAACAAACTTTTTTGCAGAAGCTCATTTTCCCCCAGCACTGGCAAGTACTACAGATAAAGTGTATTCTTGCGAAAAAGTTGTTTGGGAATCTTTAGACGCTTTGGAAAAAGGCTATCCAACTGTTATTAGCTCTAATAGTATTACTCAAATTAGAAGCAAATTATCTCGACTTGTACCGCGCAAACTTCTGTTGGATATGTTAGCAAAACACTTTAAATCCTAA